The Lonchura striata isolate bLonStr1 chromosome 5, bLonStr1.mat, whole genome shotgun sequence genome window below encodes:
- the MGAT4C gene encoding alpha-1,3-mannosyl-glycoprotein 4-beta-N-acetylglucosaminyltransferase C, with the protein MQFFTRHNLKYFDKMRCLRKRSAVSFLGILVVCLLFMNLYIEDSYVLEGDKQLIRETATHQLNPERYVHSFKDLSNFSGSINISYRYLAGTPLPRKRYLTIGLSSVKRKKGNYLLETIKSIFEQSSYEELKEIAVVVQLADFDSAWCEGMVQDISQKFAHHIIAGRLIVIHVPEDYYPVLDGLKRNYNDPEDRVKFRSKQNVDYAFLLNFCANLSDYYVMLEDDVRCSKNFLTVVKKVITSREGSYWVTLEFSKLGYIGKLYHSHDLPRLAHFLLMFYQEMPCDWLLIHFRGLLAQKEVIRFKPSLFQHMGYYSSYKGAENKLKDDDFEEESFDIPDNPPANLHTNMNVFENYEASKAYSSIDEYFWGKAPSTGDFYGIVFEKPIKISKIKVVTGTEDRQNDILHHGAVEVGEKIIGSKKGRQCTTYLRLGEFKNGNFEITDLEHKVLFDINCMRILVTKSQKEWLIIKSISVWTSQTPNQ; encoded by the exons ATGCAGTTCTTCACGAGACAcaacttgaaatattttgataaaatgAGATGCTTGCGGAAACGATCAGCAGTGTCGTTCTTAGGAATCCTTGTTGTTTGCTTGCTGTTCATGAACTTGTACATTGAGGATAGTTATGTTTTG GAAGGGGACAAGCAATTAATCAGAGAAACAGCCACACACCAGCTCAACCCAGAGCGTTATGTTCACAGTTTTAAAGATTTGTCTAATTTCTCAGGATCTATAAACATTTCCTATCGTTACCTAGCTGGAACACCTTTGCCAAGGAAAA GGTATCTTACAATTGGACTATCCTCTGTAAAGCGAAAAAAGGGAAACTACTTGCTTGAGACCATCAAGTCTATATTTGAACAGTCAAGCTATGAGGAACTCAAAGAAATTGCAGTGGTAGTACAACTGGCAGATTTTGACTCAGCCTGGTGTGAAGGGATGGTCCAGGATATTTCACAGAAATTTGCACATCACATAATTGCGGGCAGATTAATAGTTATTCACGTCCCTGAGGATTACTACCCTGTACTGGATGGCCTTAAGAGAAATTACAATGACCCCGAAGACCGTGTGAAGTTTCGATCAAAACAAAATGTAGATTATGCTTTCCTTCTAAACTTTTGTGCTAATCTTTCTGACTATTATGTGATGCTGGAAGATGACGTTCGCTGCTCAAAGAATTTTTTGACTGTTGTTAAGAAAGTAATTACCTCACGAGAAGGATCCTACTGGGTGACGTTGGAATTCTCCAAGCTGGGGTACATTGGAAAGCTTTACCATTCCCATGACCTACCACGCCTGGCCCATTTTCTATTGATGTTTTACCAAGAAATGCCTTGCGATTGGTTGCTCATCCACTTTCGTGGGCTGTTAGCTCAAAAGGAAGTAATACGTTTTAAGCCATCTCTCTTCCAGCACATGGGATACTACTCATCTTACAAAGGAGCTGAAAATAAGTTAAAGGATGATGATTTTGAAGAGGAATCCTTTGATATCCCTGACAACCCACCTGCAAACTTGCACACCAATATGAATGTATTTGAAAACTATGAGGCAAGCAAGGCTTACAGCAGCATTGATGAGTATTTCTGGGGCAAAGCCCCCTCTACTGGAGACTTCTATGGAATTGTATTTGAAAAGCCCattaaaatcagcaaaattaaAGTTGTCACTGGAACTGAAGATCGGCAAAATGATATTTTACACCATGGGGCCGTAGAAGTAGGTGAAAAGATTATAGGCAGTAAAAAAGGAAGACAATGTACAACTTATTTGAGACTAGGGGAGTTCAAAAATGGTAATTTTGAAATAACAGATTTAGAGCACAAAGTTCTGTTTGATATTAACTGCATGAGAATACTTGTTACTAAAAGTCAAAAAGAATGGCTGATCATTAAGAGCATTAGCGTCTGGACTTCTCAAACACCAAATCAATAA